One Thunnus maccoyii chromosome 14, fThuMac1.1, whole genome shotgun sequence genomic window carries:
- the LOC121911719 gene encoding leucine-rich repeat-containing protein 27-like isoform X1, producing the protein MLTQLPEEEEEVPEPQLSFVFGNSAVRPQTPHILPEDAQPKELTEYYSSETLCLSRTELKHVADSILKNSTLKHLYLEGNQICSLPDSMFTSLPSLLWLDLRNNQITSLPAEIGLHRSLKTLLLEGNPISKLPPELGNVISLKGLNLRNCPISFPPHDIVRQGLQCILQYLRSAMAKRPVSMRKTPPGERHLNFEQRSSKDLPVVEKLQLSALVATSVEEQDESVDEDDLQRFRELKHKMMLLDKAELGSIAQGDGNPKSCLLPITKRKKATTKASIIPELRLFDTQQWKRPEERRQAAMKELKEKQAILDQRKKSQEALRKWRIQAKSTQDKKMLENNQKKQERQRKQEEAETDLEPNVGDSSEGPPRQMSSMSITECEETRSARRLERQIRAHVEKMQERRRNPKGTATERIAAADQDVEELRKLQTQLLEKRRGRDVENCFTIFTGGTWPSYLGK; encoded by the exons ATGTTGACTCAACTTCCAG aagaggaggaggaggttccTGAGCCGCAGCTAAGCTTTGTCTTTGGGAACAGTGCTGTCAGACCACAGACCCCCCACATTCTGCCTGAGGATGCTCAGCCAAAGGAGCTCACTGAATATTATTCATCAGAGACTCTGTGTCTGAGCAGAACTGAGCTGAAGCATGTTGCAGACAGTATTTTGAAAAATAGCACACTAAAG CATTTATATCTTGAAGGCAATCAGATATGCAGTCTCCCAGATTCAATGTTCACCAGCTTGCCCAGCCTGCTGTGGCTAGACCTCAGAAATAACCAAATTACATCGCTCCCTGCTGAAATTGGCTTGCACAG atCTCTGAAAACATTACTACTAGAAGGGAATCCCATCTCAAAGCTTCCACCAGAGCTGG GAAATGTGATTAGCCTCAAAGGCCTGAACCTGCGGAACTGCCCCATCAGTTTCCCTCCACATGACATTGTGCGCCAGGGGCTCCAGTGCATCCTCCAGTACCTAAGGAGTGCTATGGCTAAGCGACCAGTTAGCATGAGGAAGACCCCTCCAGGTGAAAGGCACCTTAACTTTGAACAACGCAGCAGCAAAG ACTTGCCAGTGGTTGAGAAGCTCCAGCTGTCAGCGCTGGTGGCGACGAGTGTGGAGGAGCAGGACGAGTCAGTGGACGAGGACGATCTGCAGAGGTTCAGGGAACTCAAACACAAGATGATGCTCCTGGACAAAGCAGAGCTGGGCTCAATAGCTCAGGGTGATGGAAACCCAAAGTCGTGCCTTCTTCCTATTACTAAACG AAAAAAGGCGACTACCAAGGCCAGCATAATTCCCGAGCTCCGCTTGTTTGACACTCAGCAGTGGAAGAGACCAGAGGAAAGGAGACAGGCCGCAAtgaaagagctgaaagagaaaCAAGCTATTCTCGATCAGAGAAAAAA AAGTCAAGAGGCTCTACGTAAGTGGCGCATACAAGCCAAGAGCACACAGGACAAGAAAATGTTGGAGAACAACCAGAAGAagcaagaaagacaaagaaaacaggaG GAAGCAGAAACAGATTTAGAACCGAATGTGGGGGACAGCAGTGAGGGTCCTCCAAGGCAAATGTCCAGCATGTCCATCACAGAGTGTGAGGAGACCAG ATCAGCCCGCAGGCTGGAGCGACAGATCCGTGCCCATGTTGAGAAGATGCAGGAGAGACGCAGGAATCCCAAGGGCACGGCCACCGAGCGGATTGCAGCAGCAGATCAAGATGTGGAAGAG CTGAGGAAATTACAGACTCAGCTTCTAGAGAAGAGACGGGGAAGAGATGTTGAAAACTGCTTCACTATCTTCACTGGAGGCACCTGGCCGAGTTACCTTGGCAAGTGA
- the pwwp2b gene encoding PWWP domain-containing protein 2B isoform X2, whose amino-acid sequence MPCCSLLLQLRRGDGSLADATVAPLAGIEHRRAGHLTPGNMEAVAEELLAGSRVPVTIDQIVNDTLVVTLTYRERSYTGILLDCDKKTGLFCLPDFTAKPGDCPISKSACEIPEVLSEEPVSKSPSQTSHRPKDENTLPESSIPTAPLPCPVPTPVPAGQTPYPPYFEGAPFPQPLWVRHSYSQWVPQPPPRPIKRKKRRTREPGRMTMSTIRLRPRQVLCEKCKNTLNSDEDSKDGMSNTKASRKENSLQSDDDGDDKDTPTKLSRKEDVVATKDTKRRENGTSLDSKRLRKDKRGEAEGEKFPGGDVIPHSPVIKISYSTPQGKGEVMKIPSRVHGSVKPFCPKQLVQNGLGENGKTPSDPTKEQRHILDATRSGLTVSIPKLKLTRPFTTVGQDLPSPKICLRPPQQERDDSVVEYEAELVGGARRRSPRVPGPCLPHSEDSGEGKNSLELWSGSSGEEAERGHSDLTLLINFRKRKADSSSLSVCSSDSLDESKSFSSDGTSPELCDLAPGEDLSVTSSSVPSRDDCKTVPPLTVRLHTRSMAKCVTEEGHAVAVGDIVWGKIHGFPWWPARVLNISGTRKQESANCEAQWPQAKVAWFGSPTTSQLSVAKLSPFRELFRSRFNRKKKGMYRRAILEAAKAVGHMSPEITSLLSHCDT is encoded by the exons ATGCCCTGCTGTAGCCTCCTGCTCCAATTGCGAAGGGGAGACGGATCTTTGGCCGACGCGACCGTGGCTCCCTTGGCCGGGATCGAGCACCGCCGAGCCGGACACCTCACCCCGGGAAACATGGAGGCTGTGGCCGAGGAGCTGCTGGCCGGCTCTCGGGTACCTGTCACTATCGATCAAATAGTTAACGATACACTGGTGGTGACGCTGACCTATCGAGAAAGGAGTTACACGGGGATATTACTTGATTGCGACAAAAA GACCGGGCTATTCTGTCTACCAGATTTCACAGCAAAACCCGGGGACTGCCCGATATCAAAATCTGCTTGTGAAATCCCCGAAGTTCTGAGTGAGGAGCCAGTTTCCAAATCTCCCAGCCAGACTTCACACAGACCAAAGGATGAAAACACTCTCCCTGAAAGCAGCATACCTACTGCACCTCTTCCCTGCCCTGTGCCCACACCAGTGCCAGCTGGACAGACTCCTTACCCTCCTTATTTTGAAGGAGCCCCGTTCCCCCAGCCCTTATGGGTGCGCCACAGCTACAGCCAATGGGTACCTCAGCCCCCTCCACGACCAATCAAGAGAAAGAAGAGGCGGACGCGAGAGCCTGGCCGCATGACCATGAGTACTATCCGTCTGCGGCCACGGCAGGTactatgtgaaaagtgcaagAACACACTGAATAGTGATGAGGACAGCAAAGACGGCATGAGCAACACCAAGGCCTCTAGAAAAGAGAACTCACTACAGAGCGACGATGATGGCGACGACAAGGATACCCCCACTAAGCTGTCGAGAAAAGAGGATGTAGTTGCAACCAAGGACACTAAGAGACGGGAAAATGGCACCAGCCTTGACAGCAAACGCCTCAGGAAGGACAAAAGGGGGGAGGCTGAAGGGGAAAAGTTCCCCGGAGGTGACGTTATCCCCCACAGTCCGGTCATAAAGATTTCCTATAGCACTCCACAGGGCAAGGGGGAAGTCATGAAGATCCCCTCGCGAGTCCACGGTTCAGTCAAGCCATTCTGCCCCAAACAGCTGGTGCAGAATGGTTTGGGAGAAAACGGCAAGACGCCTTCTGATCCCACCAAGGAGCAACGGCACATTCTAGATGCCACAAGGTCTGGCCTCACAGTGTCCATTCCCAAACTCAAACTGACCAGGCCTTTCACGACCGTGGGTCAGGATTTGCCTTCTCCAAAGATCTGCTTGAGACCCCCTCAGCAGGAACGTGATGACAGTGTGGTTGAGTATGAGGCAGAACTTGTAGGAGGCGCCAGGAGACGAAGCCCTCGGGTACCTGGCCCCTGCCTCCCTCACTCTGAAGACTCAGGGGAAGGCAAGAACTCTCTGGAGTTGTGGTCAGGGAGTTCAGGCGAGGAGGCAGAACGCGGCCACAGCGACCTCACCCTTCTCATCAATTTCCGTAAGCGCAAAGCGGATTCTTCTAGCCTGTCGGTTTGCAGCAGTGACAGCCTAGATGAGTCCAAGTCCTTCAGCTCCGATGGCACCTCACCAGAGCTGTGCGATTTGGCACCAGGCGAAGACCTCTCTGTAACCTCATCTTCTGTACCCTCACGGGATGACTGCAAGACAGTGCCACCACTCACGGTGCGGCTGCACACCCGCAGTATGGCAAAGTGTGTAACAGAAGAGGGTCACGCTGTGGCGGTGGGCGACATTGTGTGGGGGAAAATCCACGGCTTCCCCTGGTGGCCCGCACGCGTCCTCAACATCAGTGGTACCCGCAAACAGGAGTCGGCCAATTGCGAGGCGCAGTGGCCCCAGGCAAAGGTGGCGTGGTTCGGTTCACCGACCACCTCCCAGCTCTCTGTTGCCAAACTGTCGCCCTTCAGAGAGCTCTTCAGGTCCCGCTTCAACCGCAAAAAGAAAGGGATGTACCGGAGAGCCATACTGGAGGCAGCCAAGGCCGTGGGTCACATGAGCCCTGAGATTACATCGCTACTTTCCCACTGCGACACGTAG
- the LOC121911719 gene encoding leucine-rich repeat-containing protein 27-like isoform X2, with amino-acid sequence MFTSLPSLLWLDLRNNQITSLPAEIGLHRSLKTLLLEGNPISKLPPELGNVISLKGLNLRNCPISFPPHDIVRQGLQCILQYLRSAMAKRPVSMRKTPPGERHLNFEQRSSKDLPVVEKLQLSALVATSVEEQDESVDEDDLQRFRELKHKMMLLDKAELGSIAQGDGNPKSCLLPITKRKKATTKASIIPELRLFDTQQWKRPEERRQAAMKELKEKQAILDQRKKSQEALRKWRIQAKSTQDKKMLENNQKKQERQRKQEEAETDLEPNVGDSSEGPPRQMSSMSITECEETRSARRLERQIRAHVEKMQERRRNPKGTATERIAAADQDVEELRKLQTQLLEKRRGRDVENCFTIFTGGTWPSYLGK; translated from the exons ATGTTCACCAGCTTGCCCAGCCTGCTGTGGCTAGACCTCAGAAATAACCAAATTACATCGCTCCCTGCTGAAATTGGCTTGCACAG atCTCTGAAAACATTACTACTAGAAGGGAATCCCATCTCAAAGCTTCCACCAGAGCTGG GAAATGTGATTAGCCTCAAAGGCCTGAACCTGCGGAACTGCCCCATCAGTTTCCCTCCACATGACATTGTGCGCCAGGGGCTCCAGTGCATCCTCCAGTACCTAAGGAGTGCTATGGCTAAGCGACCAGTTAGCATGAGGAAGACCCCTCCAGGTGAAAGGCACCTTAACTTTGAACAACGCAGCAGCAAAG ACTTGCCAGTGGTTGAGAAGCTCCAGCTGTCAGCGCTGGTGGCGACGAGTGTGGAGGAGCAGGACGAGTCAGTGGACGAGGACGATCTGCAGAGGTTCAGGGAACTCAAACACAAGATGATGCTCCTGGACAAAGCAGAGCTGGGCTCAATAGCTCAGGGTGATGGAAACCCAAAGTCGTGCCTTCTTCCTATTACTAAACG AAAAAAGGCGACTACCAAGGCCAGCATAATTCCCGAGCTCCGCTTGTTTGACACTCAGCAGTGGAAGAGACCAGAGGAAAGGAGACAGGCCGCAAtgaaagagctgaaagagaaaCAAGCTATTCTCGATCAGAGAAAAAA AAGTCAAGAGGCTCTACGTAAGTGGCGCATACAAGCCAAGAGCACACAGGACAAGAAAATGTTGGAGAACAACCAGAAGAagcaagaaagacaaagaaaacaggaG GAAGCAGAAACAGATTTAGAACCGAATGTGGGGGACAGCAGTGAGGGTCCTCCAAGGCAAATGTCCAGCATGTCCATCACAGAGTGTGAGGAGACCAG ATCAGCCCGCAGGCTGGAGCGACAGATCCGTGCCCATGTTGAGAAGATGCAGGAGAGACGCAGGAATCCCAAGGGCACGGCCACCGAGCGGATTGCAGCAGCAGATCAAGATGTGGAAGAG CTGAGGAAATTACAGACTCAGCTTCTAGAGAAGAGACGGGGAAGAGATGTTGAAAACTGCTTCACTATCTTCACTGGAGGCACCTGGCCGAGTTACCTTGGCAAGTGA
- the pwwp2b gene encoding PWWP domain-containing protein 2B isoform X3 — protein MEAVAEELLAGSRVPVTIDQIVNDTLVVTLTYRERSYTGILLDCDKKTGLFCLPDFTAKPGDCPISKSACEIPEVLSEEPVSKSPSQTSHRPKDENTLPESSIPTAPLPCPVPTPVPAGQTPYPPYFEGAPFPQPLWVRHSYSQWVPQPPPRPIKRKKRRTREPGRMTMSTIRLRPRQVLCEKCKNTLNSDEDSKDGMSNTKASRKENSLQSDDDGDDKDTPTKLSRKEDVVATKDTKRRENGTSLDSKRLRKDKRGEAEGEKFPGGDVIPHSPVIKISYSTPQGKGEVMKIPSRVHGSVKPFCPKQLVQNGLGENGKTPSDPTKEQRHILDATRSGLTVSIPKLKLTRPFTTVGQDLPSPKICLRPPQQERDDSVVEYEAELVGGARRRSPRVPGPCLPHSEDSGEGKNSLELWSGSSGEEAERGHSDLTLLINFRKRKADSSSLSVCSSDSLDESKSFSSDGTSPELCDLAPGEDLSVTSSSVPSRDDCKTVPPLTVRLHTRSMAKCVTEEGHAVAVGDIVWGKIHGFPWWPARVLNISGTRKQESANCEAQWPQAKVAWFGSPTTSQLSVAKLSPFRELFRSRFNRKKKGMYRRAILEAAKAVGHMSPEITSLLSHCDTG, from the exons ATGGAGGCTGTGGCCGAGGAGCTGCTGGCCGGCTCTCGGGTACCTGTCACTATCGATCAAATAGTTAACGATACACTGGTGGTGACGCTGACCTATCGAGAAAGGAGTTACACGGGGATATTACTTGATTGCGACAAAAA GACCGGGCTATTCTGTCTACCAGATTTCACAGCAAAACCCGGGGACTGCCCGATATCAAAATCTGCTTGTGAAATCCCCGAAGTTCTGAGTGAGGAGCCAGTTTCCAAATCTCCCAGCCAGACTTCACACAGACCAAAGGATGAAAACACTCTCCCTGAAAGCAGCATACCTACTGCACCTCTTCCCTGCCCTGTGCCCACACCAGTGCCAGCTGGACAGACTCCTTACCCTCCTTATTTTGAAGGAGCCCCGTTCCCCCAGCCCTTATGGGTGCGCCACAGCTACAGCCAATGGGTACCTCAGCCCCCTCCACGACCAATCAAGAGAAAGAAGAGGCGGACGCGAGAGCCTGGCCGCATGACCATGAGTACTATCCGTCTGCGGCCACGGCAGGTactatgtgaaaagtgcaagAACACACTGAATAGTGATGAGGACAGCAAAGACGGCATGAGCAACACCAAGGCCTCTAGAAAAGAGAACTCACTACAGAGCGACGATGATGGCGACGACAAGGATACCCCCACTAAGCTGTCGAGAAAAGAGGATGTAGTTGCAACCAAGGACACTAAGAGACGGGAAAATGGCACCAGCCTTGACAGCAAACGCCTCAGGAAGGACAAAAGGGGGGAGGCTGAAGGGGAAAAGTTCCCCGGAGGTGACGTTATCCCCCACAGTCCGGTCATAAAGATTTCCTATAGCACTCCACAGGGCAAGGGGGAAGTCATGAAGATCCCCTCGCGAGTCCACGGTTCAGTCAAGCCATTCTGCCCCAAACAGCTGGTGCAGAATGGTTTGGGAGAAAACGGCAAGACGCCTTCTGATCCCACCAAGGAGCAACGGCACATTCTAGATGCCACAAGGTCTGGCCTCACAGTGTCCATTCCCAAACTCAAACTGACCAGGCCTTTCACGACCGTGGGTCAGGATTTGCCTTCTCCAAAGATCTGCTTGAGACCCCCTCAGCAGGAACGTGATGACAGTGTGGTTGAGTATGAGGCAGAACTTGTAGGAGGCGCCAGGAGACGAAGCCCTCGGGTACCTGGCCCCTGCCTCCCTCACTCTGAAGACTCAGGGGAAGGCAAGAACTCTCTGGAGTTGTGGTCAGGGAGTTCAGGCGAGGAGGCAGAACGCGGCCACAGCGACCTCACCCTTCTCATCAATTTCCGTAAGCGCAAAGCGGATTCTTCTAGCCTGTCGGTTTGCAGCAGTGACAGCCTAGATGAGTCCAAGTCCTTCAGCTCCGATGGCACCTCACCAGAGCTGTGCGATTTGGCACCAGGCGAAGACCTCTCTGTAACCTCATCTTCTGTACCCTCACGGGATGACTGCAAGACAGTGCCACCACTCACGGTGCGGCTGCACACCCGCAGTATGGCAAAGTGTGTAACAGAAGAGGGTCACGCTGTGGCGGTGGGCGACATTGTGTGGGGGAAAATCCACGGCTTCCCCTGGTGGCCCGCACGCGTCCTCAACATCAGTGGTACCCGCAAACAGGAGTCGGCCAATTGCGAGGCGCAGTGGCCCCAGGCAAAGGTGGCGTGGTTCGGTTCACCGACCACCTCCCAGCTCTCTGTTGCCAAACTGTCGCCCTTCAGAGAGCTCTTCAGGTCCCGCTTCAACCGCAAAAAGAAAGGGATGTACCGGAGAGCCATACTGGAGGCAGCCAAGGCCGTGGGTCACATGAGCCCTGAGATTACATCGCTACTTTCCCACTGCGACAC AGGCTGA
- the pwwp2b gene encoding PWWP domain-containing protein 2B isoform X1 — translation MPCCSLLLQLRRGDGSLADATVAPLAGIEHRRAGHLTPGNMEAVAEELLAGSRVPVTIDQIVNDTLVVTLTYRERSYTGILLDCDKKTGLFCLPDFTAKPGDCPISKSACEIPEVLSEEPVSKSPSQTSHRPKDENTLPESSIPTAPLPCPVPTPVPAGQTPYPPYFEGAPFPQPLWVRHSYSQWVPQPPPRPIKRKKRRTREPGRMTMSTIRLRPRQVLCEKCKNTLNSDEDSKDGMSNTKASRKENSLQSDDDGDDKDTPTKLSRKEDVVATKDTKRRENGTSLDSKRLRKDKRGEAEGEKFPGGDVIPHSPVIKISYSTPQGKGEVMKIPSRVHGSVKPFCPKQLVQNGLGENGKTPSDPTKEQRHILDATRSGLTVSIPKLKLTRPFTTVGQDLPSPKICLRPPQQERDDSVVEYEAELVGGARRRSPRVPGPCLPHSEDSGEGKNSLELWSGSSGEEAERGHSDLTLLINFRKRKADSSSLSVCSSDSLDESKSFSSDGTSPELCDLAPGEDLSVTSSSVPSRDDCKTVPPLTVRLHTRSMAKCVTEEGHAVAVGDIVWGKIHGFPWWPARVLNISGTRKQESANCEAQWPQAKVAWFGSPTTSQLSVAKLSPFRELFRSRFNRKKKGMYRRAILEAAKAVGHMSPEITSLLSHCDTG, via the exons ATGCCCTGCTGTAGCCTCCTGCTCCAATTGCGAAGGGGAGACGGATCTTTGGCCGACGCGACCGTGGCTCCCTTGGCCGGGATCGAGCACCGCCGAGCCGGACACCTCACCCCGGGAAACATGGAGGCTGTGGCCGAGGAGCTGCTGGCCGGCTCTCGGGTACCTGTCACTATCGATCAAATAGTTAACGATACACTGGTGGTGACGCTGACCTATCGAGAAAGGAGTTACACGGGGATATTACTTGATTGCGACAAAAA GACCGGGCTATTCTGTCTACCAGATTTCACAGCAAAACCCGGGGACTGCCCGATATCAAAATCTGCTTGTGAAATCCCCGAAGTTCTGAGTGAGGAGCCAGTTTCCAAATCTCCCAGCCAGACTTCACACAGACCAAAGGATGAAAACACTCTCCCTGAAAGCAGCATACCTACTGCACCTCTTCCCTGCCCTGTGCCCACACCAGTGCCAGCTGGACAGACTCCTTACCCTCCTTATTTTGAAGGAGCCCCGTTCCCCCAGCCCTTATGGGTGCGCCACAGCTACAGCCAATGGGTACCTCAGCCCCCTCCACGACCAATCAAGAGAAAGAAGAGGCGGACGCGAGAGCCTGGCCGCATGACCATGAGTACTATCCGTCTGCGGCCACGGCAGGTactatgtgaaaagtgcaagAACACACTGAATAGTGATGAGGACAGCAAAGACGGCATGAGCAACACCAAGGCCTCTAGAAAAGAGAACTCACTACAGAGCGACGATGATGGCGACGACAAGGATACCCCCACTAAGCTGTCGAGAAAAGAGGATGTAGTTGCAACCAAGGACACTAAGAGACGGGAAAATGGCACCAGCCTTGACAGCAAACGCCTCAGGAAGGACAAAAGGGGGGAGGCTGAAGGGGAAAAGTTCCCCGGAGGTGACGTTATCCCCCACAGTCCGGTCATAAAGATTTCCTATAGCACTCCACAGGGCAAGGGGGAAGTCATGAAGATCCCCTCGCGAGTCCACGGTTCAGTCAAGCCATTCTGCCCCAAACAGCTGGTGCAGAATGGTTTGGGAGAAAACGGCAAGACGCCTTCTGATCCCACCAAGGAGCAACGGCACATTCTAGATGCCACAAGGTCTGGCCTCACAGTGTCCATTCCCAAACTCAAACTGACCAGGCCTTTCACGACCGTGGGTCAGGATTTGCCTTCTCCAAAGATCTGCTTGAGACCCCCTCAGCAGGAACGTGATGACAGTGTGGTTGAGTATGAGGCAGAACTTGTAGGAGGCGCCAGGAGACGAAGCCCTCGGGTACCTGGCCCCTGCCTCCCTCACTCTGAAGACTCAGGGGAAGGCAAGAACTCTCTGGAGTTGTGGTCAGGGAGTTCAGGCGAGGAGGCAGAACGCGGCCACAGCGACCTCACCCTTCTCATCAATTTCCGTAAGCGCAAAGCGGATTCTTCTAGCCTGTCGGTTTGCAGCAGTGACAGCCTAGATGAGTCCAAGTCCTTCAGCTCCGATGGCACCTCACCAGAGCTGTGCGATTTGGCACCAGGCGAAGACCTCTCTGTAACCTCATCTTCTGTACCCTCACGGGATGACTGCAAGACAGTGCCACCACTCACGGTGCGGCTGCACACCCGCAGTATGGCAAAGTGTGTAACAGAAGAGGGTCACGCTGTGGCGGTGGGCGACATTGTGTGGGGGAAAATCCACGGCTTCCCCTGGTGGCCCGCACGCGTCCTCAACATCAGTGGTACCCGCAAACAGGAGTCGGCCAATTGCGAGGCGCAGTGGCCCCAGGCAAAGGTGGCGTGGTTCGGTTCACCGACCACCTCCCAGCTCTCTGTTGCCAAACTGTCGCCCTTCAGAGAGCTCTTCAGGTCCCGCTTCAACCGCAAAAAGAAAGGGATGTACCGGAGAGCCATACTGGAGGCAGCCAAGGCCGTGGGTCACATGAGCCCTGAGATTACATCGCTACTTTCCCACTGCGACAC AGGCTGA